The following proteins come from a genomic window of Mammaliicoccus sp. Marseille-Q6498:
- a CDS encoding heavy metal translocating P-type ATPase produces MNNNGEKHNHQNHMNHSNHMNHDNHASHHHSGHAHHHGNFKVKFFVSLIFAIPIILLSPMMGVNLPFQFTFPGSEWVVLILSTILFFYGGKPFLSGGKDEIATKKPGMMTLVALGISVAYIYSLYAFYMNNFSSATGHTMDFFWELATLILIMLLGHWIEMNAVGNAGDALKKMAELLPNSAIKVMDNGQREEVKISDIMTDDIVEVKAGESIPTDGIIVQGQTSIDESLVTGESKKVQKNQNDNVIGGSINGSGTIQVKVTAVGEDGYLSQVMGLVNQAQNDKSSAELLSDKVAGYLFYFAVSVGVISFIVWMLIQNDVDFALERLVTVLVIACPHALGLAIPLVTARSTSIGAHNGLIIKNRESVEIAQHIDYVMMDKTGTLTEGNFSVNHYESFKNDLSNDTILSLFASLESQSNHPLAISIVDFAKSKNVSFTNPQDVNNIPGVGLEGLIDNKTYKITNVSYLDKHKLNYDDDLFTKLAQQGNSISYLIEDQQVIGMIAQGDQIKESSKQMVADLLSRNITPVMLTGDNNEVAHAVAKELGISYVHAQLMPEDKESIIKDYQSDGNKVMMVGDGINDAPSLIRADIGIAIGAGTDVAVESADIILVKSNPSDIIHFLTLSNNTMRKMVQNLWWGAGYNIVAVPLAAGVLAFIGLILSPAIGAILMSLSTIIVAINAFTLKLK; encoded by the coding sequence TTGAATAATAATGGTGAAAAGCATAATCATCAAAATCACATGAATCATTCCAATCACATGAATCATGATAACCATGCCTCACATCATCATAGTGGCCATGCACATCATCATGGAAATTTTAAAGTTAAGTTTTTTGTTTCATTAATTTTTGCAATACCTATCATTCTTTTATCGCCAATGATGGGTGTTAACTTACCTTTTCAATTCACATTTCCAGGTTCTGAATGGGTAGTGTTAATATTAAGTACAATTTTATTCTTTTATGGTGGTAAACCGTTCTTGTCTGGTGGTAAAGATGAAATTGCTACAAAAAAACCAGGCATGATGACCTTAGTTGCCCTAGGTATTTCAGTAGCTTATATTTATAGCTTGTATGCTTTTTATATGAATAACTTTAGTAGTGCAACTGGTCATACAATGGACTTTTTTTGGGAATTAGCAACCTTAATTTTAATTATGCTATTAGGACATTGGATAGAAATGAATGCTGTCGGAAATGCTGGAGATGCTTTAAAGAAAATGGCAGAACTGTTACCTAATAGTGCTATTAAAGTTATGGATAATGGCCAACGCGAAGAAGTTAAAATATCAGACATCATGACTGATGATATCGTCGAAGTAAAAGCCGGAGAAAGCATTCCGACAGATGGTATTATCGTTCAAGGACAAACATCTATAGATGAATCCCTAGTCACTGGAGAATCTAAAAAAGTACAAAAAAATCAAAATGACAACGTCATCGGGGGTTCTATTAATGGGTCTGGAACAATACAAGTCAAGGTTACAGCTGTGGGAGAAGATGGATATCTTTCTCAAGTTATGGGACTTGTTAATCAAGCACAAAATGATAAATCTAGTGCTGAATTGTTATCTGATAAAGTAGCGGGTTATTTATTCTACTTTGCTGTAAGTGTTGGCGTGATTTCTTTTATTGTCTGGATGCTCATTCAAAATGATGTTGATTTTGCATTAGAACGTCTTGTAACTGTGTTAGTCATTGCTTGTCCACATGCTTTAGGCTTGGCAATACCTTTAGTCACTGCACGTTCTACTTCAATTGGTGCACATAATGGTTTAATTATTAAAAATAGAGAGTCTGTAGAAATAGCTCAACATATCGATTATGTGATGATGGATAAAACTGGTACTTTAACTGAGGGTAACTTTTCTGTGAATCATTATGAGAGCTTTAAAAATGATTTGAGTAATGATACAATATTAAGCCTTTTCGCCTCATTAGAAAGTCAATCTAATCACCCATTAGCTATAAGTATTGTTGATTTTGCGAAAAGTAAAAATGTTTCATTTACTAATCCACAAGACGTTAATAATATTCCAGGTGTCGGATTAGAAGGTCTAATTGATAATAAAACATATAAAATAACAAATGTCTCTTATCTTGATAAACATAAACTTAATTATGACGATGACTTATTTACTAAATTAGCTCAACAAGGTAATTCAATCAGCTATTTAATTGAGGATCAACAAGTCATTGGCATGATTGCTCAAGGAGATCAAATTAAAGAAAGCTCAAAACAAATGGTAGCTGATTTACTATCAAGAAATATTACACCAGTCATGCTTACAGGTGACAATAATGAAGTGGCACACGCTGTCGCAAAAGAATTAGGTATTAGTTATGTCCACGCACAACTCATGCCAGAAGATAAGGAAAGCATTATAAAAGATTATCAAAGTGACGGTAATAAAGTCATGATGGTCGGAGACGGTATCAATGACGCACCAAGTCTTATAAGAGCAGATATTGGTATTGCAATTGGCGCAGGAACGGATGTAGCAGTTGAGTCAGCTGATATTATACTCGTTAAAAGTAATCCATCAGATATTATCCATTTCTTGACCCTCTCAAATAATACTATGAGAAAAATGGTGCAAAACTTATGGTGGGGTGCAGGTTATAATATTGTTGCTGTACCTTTAGCAGCCGGTGTTTTAGCATTTATTGGTTTGATTTTATCACCTGCAATAGGTGCTATTTTAATGTCATTAAGTACGATTATCGTTGCAATTAATGCCTTTACATTAAAATTAAAATAA
- a CDS encoding YdhK family protein — protein sequence MIKKLFFMILGLLLILSACSNNDEKDKDTNDQKSESHMKHNDESKVPEGMKSTNEGEFKVGDKVTITAGHMPGMKGTEATVKGAYKTYAYVVSYKPTNGNEKVNNHKWVVNEEIKDAPKDGFSKGDTVKLEASHMSGMKGATANIDNVKKTTVYVVDYKSKDNGKIIKNHKWMTGNELKAR from the coding sequence ATGATTAAAAAATTATTTTTTATGATATTAGGATTATTACTAATATTATCAGCTTGCTCCAATAATGATGAAAAAGATAAAGACACTAATGACCAAAAAAGTGAGAGCCATATGAAGCATAATGATGAAAGTAAAGTTCCTGAAGGTATGAAATCGACTAATGAGGGTGAATTTAAAGTAGGAGATAAAGTAACGATTACAGCAGGGCATATGCCAGGTATGAAAGGTACAGAAGCTACTGTAAAAGGTGCGTATAAAACATATGCTTATGTTGTAAGTTATAAACCCACAAATGGAAATGAAAAAGTAAACAATCATAAATGGGTCGTAAACGAAGAGATCAAAGATGCACCTAAAGATGGATTTAGTAAGGGCGATACTGTTAAATTAGAAGCAAGTCATATGTCTGGTATGAAAGGTGCTACAGCCAATATAGATAACGTGAAAAAGACTACTGTTTACGTAGTTGATTACAAATCCAAAGATAATGGTAAAATCATTAAAAATCATAAATGGATGACAGGAAATGAACTGAAAGCACGATAA
- a CDS encoding tandem-type lipoprotein, with translation MVHSRKLIICISLIMLTIFIGGCGMMNKVVSKKPNKEEQIKQKFSKTLDMYPIKNLEDLYDKEGYRDEEFDKDDKGVWKLQSVFTTNGPNDSLINKGAVLDIDRNKKISEGCYFVETISEDDKGGIQNNEKKYPVKIKGDHLVPVKSNLNKHVEKEIRDFQFFMQYANFKGLKKYDDGDITYNPEVPSYEAEFKLNNKDYNVKQLRSRYHISSKKDPTLNIQTVGNLKGSSVGYKKMEYVFERNQKGEISFTDFLNYEPSKE, from the coding sequence ATGGTTCATTCAAGGAAATTAATAATATGCATAAGTTTGATAATGTTAACAATATTTATTGGCGGATGTGGAATGATGAATAAAGTAGTAAGTAAAAAACCAAATAAAGAAGAACAAATCAAACAAAAATTCAGCAAAACACTAGACATGTACCCAATAAAAAACTTAGAGGATCTATATGACAAAGAAGGATACAGAGATGAAGAGTTTGATAAGGATGATAAAGGTGTATGGAAGTTGCAGTCAGTTTTTACTACTAATGGTCCTAATGATAGTTTAATAAATAAAGGAGCAGTGTTGGATATAGATAGAAATAAAAAGATATCTGAAGGTTGTTATTTTGTAGAAACGATAAGTGAAGATGACAAGGGAGGAATTCAAAATAACGAAAAAAAATACCCTGTAAAAATCAAGGGAGATCATTTAGTACCGGTTAAAAGTAATTTGAATAAGCATGTAGAAAAAGAAATACGAGATTTTCAATTCTTTATGCAGTATGCGAATTTTAAAGGTTTGAAAAAATATGATGATGGAGATATAACATATAATCCAGAAGTACCGAGCTATGAAGCAGAATTTAAATTAAATAATAAGGATTATAATGTTAAACAATTAAGAAGTCGTTATCATATTTCAAGCAAAAAAGACCCAACACTAAACATCCAAACAGTAGGTAATTTAAAAGGTTCATCTGTTGGTTATAAAAAAATGGAATATGTATTTGAGAGAAATCAAAAAGGTGAAATAAGTTTTACCGATTTTTTAAATTATGAACCAAGCAAGGAGTAA
- a CDS encoding tandem-type lipoprotein has protein sequence MVHSRKLIICISLIMLTIFIGGCGMMNKNEETSKNPNKEEQIKQKFSKTLDMYPIKNLEDLYDKEGYRDEEFDKDDKGTWVLHSAMAIQRPKDNLVSRGMVLNIDRNTKTATGNFIINEIVKDKDGMVHNKEKKYPVKMENNKIIPTKQINDEKLKTEIGNFKFFSQYADFKDLKKYKDGSIDYNPSAPNYSAEYDLNNDEYNVKQLRKRYDIPTKKSPKLLLKGTGELEGTSVGYDNLEYTFVENKKQNIFFTDSMEYSPTKE, from the coding sequence ATGGTTCATTCAAGGAAATTAATAATATGTATTAGTTTGATAATGTTAACAATATTTATTGGCGGATGTGGAATGATGAATAAGAATGAAGAAACAAGTAAAAATCCAAATAAAGAAGAACAAATCAAACAAAAATTTAGCAAAACACTAGACATGTACCCAATAAAAAATCTAGAAGATTTATACGACAAAGAAGGATACCGAGATGAAGAGTTTGATAAAGATGATAAAGGAACGTGGGTGCTTCACTCTGCAATGGCTATACAACGACCAAAGGATAATTTGGTATCAAGAGGAATGGTGTTAAATATTGATAGAAACACAAAGACAGCAACTGGAAATTTTATAATAAATGAAATAGTAAAAGACAAAGATGGCATGGTCCATAACAAAGAAAAGAAGTATCCAGTCAAAATGGAGAACAATAAAATTATTCCAACTAAACAAATAAACGATGAGAAGTTAAAAACAGAAATTGGGAACTTTAAGTTCTTTTCACAATATGCCGATTTCAAGGATCTGAAAAAATATAAAGACGGCAGCATTGACTATAATCCAAGTGCACCAAATTATTCAGCAGAGTATGACTTGAATAACGACGAATATAATGTAAAACAACTTAGAAAACGATACGATATTCCAACTAAAAAATCTCCGAAACTATTGTTGAAAGGAACAGGAGAATTAGAGGGAACATCAGTTGGATATGATAACTTAGAATATACTTTTGTAGAGAATAAAAAACAAAATATATTCTTTACGGACAGTATGGAATATAGCCCAACTAAGGAGTAG
- a CDS encoding tandem-type lipoprotein — protein sequence MVHSKKLAICISLIMLTIFIGGCGMMNKVTGKKPNKEEQIKQKFSKTLDMYPIKNLEDLYDKEGFRDEEFDKDDKGMWILRSEMVIQKRGEHMFSRGMVLNIDRNKRTATGSFKTSEIFEDKDGMADSIDKDYPIKMENNKIIPTKQINDEKLKKEIEAFKFFGQYADFKDLKKYKDGNISYNPSAPNYSAEYQLKNDEYNVKQLRKRYDIPTKKAPKLLLKGTGELEGTSVGYDNLEYTFVENKKENIFFTDFMNYVPAKE from the coding sequence ATGGTTCATTCAAAGAAATTAGCAATATGCATAAGTTTGATAATGTTAACAATATTTATTGGCGGATGTGGAATGATGAATAAAGTAACAGGTAAAAAGCCAAATAAAGAAGAACAGATCAAGCAAAAATTCAGCAAAACACTAGACATGTACCCAATAAAAAACTTAGAGGATCTATATGACAAAGAAGGATTTCGCGATGAAGAATTTGATAAAGATGATAAAGGGATGTGGATACTTAGATCCGAAATGGTTATCCAAAAACGAGGGGAACATATGTTTTCAAGAGGAATGGTCTTAAATATAGATAGAAATAAAAGGACAGCGACAGGGTCCTTTAAAACTAGTGAAATTTTTGAAGATAAAGACGGTATGGCTGACAGTATTGATAAAGATTATCCAATAAAAATGGAGAACAATAAAATTATTCCTACTAAACAAATAAACGATGAGAAATTAAAGAAAGAAATAGAGGCGTTTAAGTTCTTTGGACAGTACGCTGATTTCAAAGATTTAAAAAAATATAAGGATGGCAATATATCTTATAATCCAAGTGCGCCAAACTATTCAGCAGAATATCAATTGAAAAATGATGAATACAATGTGAAACAGCTTAGAAAACGATATGATATTCCTACTAAAAAAGCTCCGAAACTATTGTTGAAAGGAACAGGAGAATTAGAGGGAACATCAGTTGGATATGATAACTTAGAATACACTTTTGTCGAGAATAAAAAAGAAAACATATTCTTTACAGATTTTATGAATTATGTTCCAGCTAAGGAGTAG
- the cas9 gene encoding type II CRISPR RNA-guided endonuclease Cas9 (Cas9, originally named Csn1, is the large, multifunctional signature protein of type II CRISPR/Cas systems. It is well known even to general audiences because its RNA-guided endonuclease activity has made it a popular tool for custom editing of eukaryotic genomes.): protein MKRNYILGLDIGITSVGYGIIDYETRDVIDAGVRLFKEANVENNEGRRSKRGTRRLKRRRRHRLQRVKKLLFDYNLLTDHSEQGGINPYETRVKGLSQKLSKEEFSVALLHLAKRRGVHNVNEVEEDTGNELSTKEQISRNSKALEEKYVAELQLERLKADGEVRGSINRFKTSDYVKEAKQLLKVQKAYHQLDQSFIDTYIDLLETRRTYYEGPGEGSPFGWKDIKEWYEMLMGHCTYFPEELRSVKYAYNADLYNALNDLNNLIIARDENEKLEYYEKFHIIENVFKQKKKPTLKQIAKEILVNEEDIKGYRVTSTGKPEFTNFKVYHDIKDITARKEILENAELLDQIAEILTIYQSSEDIKEELANLNSELTQEEIEQISKLTGYTGTHSLSLKAINLMLDELWHTNDNQMAIFNRLKLVPKKVDLSQQKEIPTTLVDDFILSPVVKRSFIQSIKVINAIIKKYGLPNDIIIELAREKNSKDAQKMINEMQKKNRQTNERIEEIIRTTGKENAKYLIEKIKLHDIQEGKCLYSLEAIPLEDLLNNPFNYEVDHIIPRSVSFDNSFNNKVLVKQEENSKKGNRTPFQYLSSSDSKISYETFKKHILNLAKGKGRISKKKKEYLLEERDINRFSVQKDFINRNLVDTRYATRELMNLLRSYFRVNDLDVKVKSINGGFTSFLRRKWEFKKERNKGYKHHAEDALIIANADFIFKEWKKLDKAKKVMENQTVEEKQAESMPEIETEQEYKDIFITPHQIQHIKDFKGYKYSHRVDKKPNRELVNDTLYSTRKDDKGNTLIVNNLNGLYDKDNDKIKKIINKSPEKLLMYHHDPQTYQKLKLIMEQYSDEKNPLYKYHEETGNYLTKYSKKDNGPVIKKIKYYGNKLNVHLDITKDYPKSRNKVVKLSLKPYRFDVYLDNGVYKFVTVKHLEVIKKENYYEVDSECYEKAKKLKKISDQAEFIASFYNNDLIKIDGELYRVIGGNNGLRNVIEVNMVDITYREYLENMNDKRSPRIFKTIASKTQSIKKYSTDILGNLYEVKSKQHPQMIIKG, encoded by the coding sequence ATGAAAAGGAATTATATCTTAGGATTAGATATCGGAATTACATCAGTGGGTTATGGAATTATTGATTATGAAACTAGAGATGTCATAGATGCTGGTGTACGTTTGTTTAAAGAGGCTAATGTTGAAAATAATGAAGGACGACGATCAAAAAGAGGTACTAGAAGGCTTAAGAGACGTCGTAGACATAGATTACAAAGAGTAAAGAAACTTTTATTTGATTATAATTTGCTGACGGATCATAGTGAACAAGGTGGGATCAATCCTTACGAGACACGTGTAAAGGGATTAAGTCAAAAATTAAGTAAAGAGGAATTCTCTGTGGCATTGCTCCATTTAGCAAAGCGTAGAGGTGTACATAATGTTAATGAAGTGGAAGAAGATACAGGTAATGAATTATCCACAAAAGAACAAATTTCAAGAAATAGTAAAGCATTAGAAGAGAAGTATGTTGCGGAATTACAGTTGGAACGTTTGAAAGCAGACGGTGAAGTGAGAGGATCGATTAACCGTTTCAAAACATCTGACTATGTAAAAGAGGCAAAGCAGTTATTAAAAGTACAAAAAGCATATCATCAACTTGATCAATCATTTATAGATACTTATATCGATTTATTGGAAACAAGAAGAACATATTATGAGGGACCAGGTGAAGGTAGCCCATTTGGATGGAAAGATATTAAAGAATGGTATGAAATGTTAATGGGACATTGTACGTATTTCCCAGAAGAATTACGAAGTGTGAAATATGCCTATAATGCTGATTTATATAATGCGCTGAATGATTTGAACAACTTGATTATTGCACGAGATGAGAATGAGAAGCTAGAGTATTATGAAAAATTCCATATTATCGAGAATGTCTTTAAACAAAAGAAAAAGCCGACGCTTAAACAAATCGCGAAGGAAATTTTGGTGAATGAAGAAGACATCAAAGGCTATCGTGTCACAAGTACAGGTAAACCAGAATTTACAAACTTCAAAGTTTATCACGATATAAAAGATATCACAGCAAGAAAAGAAATTCTTGAGAATGCAGAGCTACTCGATCAAATCGCTGAAATATTAACCATTTACCAGTCATCAGAAGATATTAAAGAAGAATTAGCAAACCTAAATTCAGAATTGACACAAGAAGAGATTGAACAAATTTCAAAATTGACAGGTTATACAGGAACTCATAGTCTTTCTCTAAAGGCAATAAATTTAATGTTAGATGAATTGTGGCATACGAACGATAATCAAATGGCAATCTTCAATCGTTTGAAACTTGTACCTAAAAAGGTGGATTTAAGCCAACAAAAAGAAATTCCTACTACTTTAGTTGATGATTTTATATTGTCTCCAGTTGTGAAACGTTCATTTATACAGTCTATTAAAGTAATTAACGCTATTATTAAAAAATACGGTTTGCCAAATGATATTATTATTGAACTTGCGAGAGAAAAGAATTCTAAAGATGCACAAAAAATGATTAATGAAATGCAGAAGAAAAATCGTCAAACGAATGAACGTATTGAGGAAATTATAAGAACAACAGGTAAAGAAAATGCTAAATATTTAATTGAAAAAATTAAGCTGCACGATATACAAGAAGGGAAATGTTTATACTCGTTAGAAGCAATCCCTCTAGAAGATTTACTTAATAATCCATTCAATTACGAAGTAGACCATATTATTCCACGTTCTGTTTCTTTTGATAACTCTTTCAATAATAAAGTGTTGGTAAAACAAGAGGAAAATAGTAAAAAAGGTAATAGAACGCCATTTCAATATTTAAGTTCTTCAGATTCTAAAATAAGTTATGAGACATTCAAAAAGCATATTTTAAATCTTGCTAAAGGCAAAGGCAGAATCTCTAAGAAGAAAAAAGAATATTTGTTAGAAGAACGAGATATCAACCGCTTCAGTGTCCAAAAAGATTTTATTAACCGTAACTTAGTAGATACACGTTATGCGACAAGAGAGTTAATGAACTTATTAAGATCGTATTTTAGAGTGAATGACTTAGATGTCAAAGTGAAATCGATTAATGGCGGATTTACAAGTTTCTTAAGAAGGAAATGGGAGTTCAAAAAAGAAAGAAATAAGGGCTACAAACACCATGCTGAAGATGCACTGATTATTGCGAACGCTGATTTTATTTTCAAGGAATGGAAAAAACTAGATAAAGCTAAAAAAGTGATGGAAAATCAAACGGTCGAAGAAAAACAAGCTGAAAGTATGCCTGAAATTGAGACTGAGCAAGAGTATAAAGACATTTTTATAACGCCTCACCAAATCCAACACATTAAGGATTTTAAAGGTTATAAGTATTCACATAGAGTTGATAAAAAGCCGAATAGAGAGTTAGTAAATGATACATTATATTCTACGAGAAAAGATGACAAAGGCAATACATTAATCGTTAATAACTTAAATGGGTTATACGATAAAGATAATGATAAAATAAAAAAAATAATTAATAAATCACCTGAAAAATTATTGATGTATCATCATGATCCGCAAACGTATCAAAAGTTAAAATTGATCATGGAACAATATAGCGATGAGAAAAATCCTCTTTATAAATATCATGAAGAAACTGGCAATTACTTAACGAAATATAGTAAAAAAGATAATGGACCAGTCATCAAAAAAATTAAATATTATGGTAACAAGCTAAACGTGCACTTAGATATTACGAAGGATTATCCAAAGAGCAGAAATAAAGTAGTAAAACTATCATTAAAACCGTATCGCTTTGATGTTTACTTAGATAATGGCGTATATAAATTTGTGACAGTTAAACATTTAGAAGTTATCAAAAAGGAAAACTACTATGAAGTTGATTCGGAGTGTTATGAAAAAGCAAAAAAACTAAAGAAAATTAGTGATCAAGCAGAATTTATCGCAAGCTTTTACAATAATGACTTGATTAAGATTGATGGTGAATTATATAGAGTCATAGGTGGAAATAATGGTTTGCGTAACGTAATTGAAGTAAATATGGTAGACATCACATATAGAGAATACTTAGAGAATATGAATGATAAAAGATCACCTAGAATATTTAAAACCATAGCAAGTAAGACACAATCTATTAAGAAATATTCTACAGATATTTTAGGCAATCTTTATGAAGTGAAAAGTAAACAACATCCTCAAATGATAATAAAAGGGTGA
- a CDS encoding MFS transporter, with protein sequence MIFNLNFFSLLMTQLSTNLAFSFYTMAMTYYVYSLTNSVFYSSLITFISVGSKIISGLAISSITERIKVKNLLIFNNIFQILCMIILVICITYNINLVVIYIVISALSFVNGIFTPLKSRILKESLDNDNMAKGLSVITSLDQILLFSGWVLGAWIISLIGNNNLLLISLVLLLISLIAVINIKIKNVKEELQSKNPIATIFNSFTLLNSKPMIRNLIIIKCIEVLIGSIWIGSVTLKFVQVHLNHDVTWWGYINASYYLGTILGAVLVMKYSEAFNKKPIQKIIIFMSIYGILLILYSFNTIDVLALLLVILVGPVLQIKDIIQESFFINNINEKELIKITGLKNALVQISFLFSILIVGYITELIEVNYIYTISGVITCLIGIVFSKYRNTVNHY encoded by the coding sequence ATGATTTTTAATTTAAATTTCTTTTCACTTTTAATGACCCAACTCTCTACTAACTTGGCGTTTTCTTTCTATACGATGGCAATGACTTATTATGTATATAGTTTAACTAACTCGGTCTTTTATTCAAGTCTTATAACATTTATTAGTGTTGGATCTAAGATAATCTCAGGATTAGCTATTTCTAGTATAACTGAAAGAATTAAAGTGAAAAATCTGTTGATATTTAATAATATATTTCAAATTTTATGTATGATAATTTTAGTTATATGCATTACCTATAATATTAATCTAGTTGTAATATACATAGTTATATCAGCATTATCTTTTGTTAATGGAATATTTACGCCGCTCAAATCAAGAATACTTAAAGAAAGTCTCGATAATGACAATATGGCGAAGGGACTATCAGTTATTACTAGTTTAGACCAGATATTGCTTTTTTCTGGATGGGTATTAGGCGCTTGGATTATTTCTCTAATTGGTAATAATAATCTTTTATTAATTTCTTTAGTTTTACTTTTAATATCGTTAATTGCAGTGATTAATATAAAAATAAAAAATGTAAAAGAAGAATTACAAAGCAAGAATCCAATTGCTACAATTTTCAATTCTTTCACGTTGCTTAATAGTAAGCCGATGATTAGAAATCTAATAATTATAAAGTGTATAGAAGTTCTGATAGGTTCTATTTGGATTGGATCAGTAACATTAAAATTCGTTCAAGTACATTTAAATCACGATGTAACGTGGTGGGGATATATTAATGCTAGTTATTATTTAGGTACAATATTAGGTGCTGTTTTGGTTATGAAATATTCTGAAGCTTTTAATAAGAAACCTATCCAAAAAATCATTATTTTTATGTCGATATATGGCATATTATTAATTTTATATTCTTTTAATACAATTGACGTTTTGGCATTATTATTAGTTATTTTAGTAGGACCAGTCTTACAAATTAAAGATATTATCCAAGAATCATTCTTTATAAATAATATAAATGAAAAAGAATTGATTAAAATAACAGGATTAAAAAATGCTTTAGTACAGATTTCATTTTTATTTTCTATATTAATAGTAGGTTATATAACTGAATTGATTGAAGTGAATTATATCTATACAATTTCAGGAGTTATCACTTGTTTAATTGGTATAGTGTTTTCTAAATATAGGAATACTGTTAATCATTATTAA
- a CDS encoding tRNA-dihydrouridine synthase, with the protein MKENFWRELPRPFFILAPMEDVTDIVFRHVVSEAGRPDVFFTEFTNTESFCHPEGIHSVRGRLTFSEDEQPMVAHIWGDKPEHFREMSIGMAEMGFKGIDLNMGCPVANVASKGKGSGLILRPERAAEIIQAAKAGGLPVSVKTRLGYYEIDEWKDWLKHVFEQDIANLSIHLRTRKEMSKVDAHWELIEAVKQLRDEIAPNTLLTINGDIPDRKTGLELAEKYGIDGIMIGRGIFHNPYAFEKEPREHTSKELLGLLRLHLALFDKYSKEESRAYKPLHRFFKIYVRGFRGASELRNQLMNTHATDEAIALLDTFEAQVEEDIEV; encoded by the coding sequence ATGAAAGAAAATTTTTGGCGTGAATTACCACGTCCGTTTTTTATTTTGGCGCCAATGGAAGACGTTACAGATATCGTCTTTCGCCATGTTGTGAGTGAAGCAGGTAGACCTGATGTATTTTTCACTGAATTTACAAATACTGAAAGCTTTTGTCATCCAGAAGGTATTCACAGTGTTCGCGGACGCTTAACATTCAGTGAAGACGAACAGCCTATGGTCGCTCATATTTGGGGTGACAAGCCAGAGCATTTCCGTGAAATGAGTATCGGTATGGCAGAGATGGGCTTTAAAGGCATCGATTTAAATATGGGTTGCCCAGTAGCTAATGTTGCAAGCAAAGGTAAAGGTTCCGGCTTGATTTTGAGACCTGAAAGAGCAGCTGAAATTATTCAAGCAGCTAAAGCAGGCGGACTACCGGTAAGTGTTAAAACGCGACTCGGTTATTATGAAATAGACGAATGGAAAGATTGGTTAAAACACGTCTTCGAACAAGACATTGCAAACTTATCTATCCATCTCCGTACACGTAAAGAGATGAGTAAAGTAGACGCACACTGGGAGTTAATCGAAGCTGTTAAACAATTACGTGACGAAATCGCACCAAATACATTGTTAACTATTAACGGTGATATTCCAGACAGAAAAACAGGACTTGAACTTGCAGAAAAATATGGCATTGATGGAATAATGATAGGTAGAGGCATTTTCCATAATCCATATGCATTTGAAAAAGAACCACGCGAACATACAAGTAAAGAACTATTAGGCCTGTTGAGATTACATTTAGCATTGTTCGACAAATATTCAAAAGAAGAATCACGAGCATACAAACCATTACACAGATTCTTTAAAATATACGTACGTGGCTTTAGAGGCGCTAGCGAACTACGAAACCAATTAATGAACACACACGCCACAGACGAAGCTATCGCATTGCTCGATACCTTCGAAGCACAAGTAGAAGAAGATATAGAAGTATAA